One genomic region from Cardinium endosymbiont of Dermatophagoides farinae encodes:
- a CDS encoding ankyrin repeat domain-containing protein yields MKRYTNYRLGLLIGLFSFNALSACVHTKKELDYWPKLLRCCTTQHSNNNSKIAKVCTAVTVGSLLAPVIYYFYYFGVVEDGFKEWWGADDNGIHYSSNRNRMSCFNISAPSSTSTGWNTTAMPYVNATQADSIIHAIQLAKAKFAINGEPYDGVTSMNSMVLHDQIIKEIRSHDFSPAIIACWLNQGLNIEAKDPNQALINKKDTRGWTLLMYAVWRNNEPAIRFLLNKGANTNTQDDAGNTSLMIALEWNSKPIIDLLIKHKADPCIKNEYGDSPQSYAAFHYNKAKDNKYQFELNEWATIIEKLKETPEKNKTKQCHLAA; encoded by the coding sequence ATGAAAAGGTATACGAACTATAGGCTAGGCCTACTCATTGGGCTATTCAGTTTCAATGCTTTATCTGCCTGTGTACATACAAAAAAAGAATTAGATTATTGGCCTAAGCTGTTGCGTTGTTGTACTACACAGCACTCAAATAACAACTCGAAAATCGCTAAGGTCTGCACAGCAGTAACAGTGGGCAGTTTGCTTGCTCCCGTTATATATTACTTTTACTATTTTGGAGTTGTAGAGGATGGATTTAAGGAGTGGTGGGGGGCGGATGATAATGGAATACATTATAGTAGTAATAGAAATAGAATGAGTTGTTTTAATATCAGCGCGCCATCATCGACATCAACCGGTTGGAATACAACCGCTATGCCCTATGTAAATGCTACACAAGCAGACTCCATTATTCATGCGATACAATTGGCCAAGGCAAAATTCGCTATTAATGGAGAACCCTATGATGGCGTAACATCAATGAATTCGATGGTCTTACATGATCAGATTATAAAAGAGATAAGGTCACATGATTTTTCACCAGCAATCATAGCATGTTGGCTGAATCAAGGCCTCAATATAGAAGCAAAGGATCCAAACCAAGCCCTAATAAATAAAAAGGATACAAGAGGATGGACACTATTGATGTATGCAGTATGGCGTAACAATGAGCCCGCCATTCGATTTTTACTAAATAAAGGAGCGAATACGAATACACAAGATGATGCTGGGAACACAAGCTTAATGATCGCATTAGAATGGAATAGTAAGCCTATAATTGACCTTTTAATAAAACATAAGGCAGACCCGTGTATAAAAAATGAATATGGTGATAGTCCACAATCCTATGCAGCATTCCATTATAACAAAGCGAAGGATAACAAATACCAATTCGAATTGAATGAATGGGCTACTATTATAGAAAAATTAAAGGAAACCCCAGAAAAAAACAAAACGAAACAATGTCATCTGGCGGCATAA